Proteins encoded by one window of Enterococcus saccharolyticus subsp. saccharolyticus:
- the aroC gene encoding chorismate synthase produces the protein MRYITAGESHGPELTAIIEGLPAGMPLSAEDINHELARRQAGYGRGGRMLIETDQVRITSGVRHGKTLGSPVTMVVENKDWKNWTKVMSIEEVEEKQKKLRRVARPRPGHADLVGGMKYHHDDLRNVLERSSARETTMRVAIGAVAKKILSELDIEVAGHVTMLGGIKATIPEGITVSEVKAISEASDVRVVDPTVESEIRQLIDQTKRNGDTIGGVVEVLVGGVPAGLGSYVQWDKKLDAKIAQAVVSINAFKGAEFGVGFEAGVLPGSKVMDEILWNEEDGYTRRSNNLGGFEGGMTNGEPIVVRGVMKPIPTLYKPLQSVDIDTKQPYKASVERSDSTAVPAASVVAESVVATVVANEILEKFSSDSFEELVQAVKEYREYLKNY, from the coding sequence ATGCGTTATATTACAGCAGGAGAGTCACATGGACCAGAACTAACAGCAATTATTGAAGGATTACCAGCAGGAATGCCTTTATCAGCAGAAGATATTAATCACGAATTAGCCCGTCGCCAAGCCGGTTATGGTCGCGGTGGTCGTATGTTAATTGAAACAGACCAAGTACGTATCACTTCTGGTGTACGTCACGGAAAAACATTGGGTTCACCGGTTACGATGGTCGTTGAAAACAAAGACTGGAAAAACTGGACAAAAGTCATGAGTATTGAAGAAGTCGAAGAAAAACAAAAGAAATTACGTCGTGTGGCTCGTCCAAGACCCGGACATGCTGACTTAGTGGGTGGAATGAAATACCATCATGATGATTTGCGTAATGTCTTAGAACGTTCATCAGCTCGTGAAACAACTATGCGTGTAGCGATTGGTGCTGTAGCGAAAAAAATCTTATCTGAATTAGATATTGAAGTAGCTGGCCACGTTACAATGCTTGGTGGCATTAAAGCAACAATTCCAGAAGGGATTACTGTGAGTGAAGTCAAAGCAATTTCTGAAGCATCTGACGTTCGTGTCGTTGATCCAACAGTTGAAAGCGAAATTCGTCAATTAATCGACCAAACAAAACGTAACGGCGATACTATAGGTGGGGTTGTTGAAGTATTAGTTGGTGGCGTACCAGCTGGACTTGGCAGTTACGTCCAATGGGATAAAAAATTAGATGCAAAAATTGCTCAAGCAGTTGTTAGTATCAATGCCTTTAAAGGTGCTGAATTCGGTGTTGGTTTTGAAGCGGGTGTCTTGCCAGGTTCTAAAGTTATGGATGAGATTTTATGGAATGAAGAAGATGGCTACACACGTCGTAGCAATAATTTAGGTGGTTTTGAAGGTGGCATGACAAACGGCGAACCAATTGTTGTTCGTGGTGTGATGAAACCAATCCCAACTTTATATAAACCATTACAAAGTGTGGATATTGACACTAAACAACCGTATAAAGCAAGTGTCGAGCGTTCGGATAGTACAGCTGTTCCTGCGGCAAGTGTCGTTGCAGAAAGTGTTGTCGCAACTGTTGTCGCAAATGAAATTTTAGAAAAATTCTCTAGTGATTCATTTGAAGAATTGGTTCAAGCAGTGAAAGAATACCGTGAATACTTGAAAAATTACTAA
- the aroB gene encoding 3-dehydroquinate synthase: MLRVNLTNHQYEIQIERHLLKKCGPWVQSLWKPQRIAVITDSNVAPLYGKMVTESLKACDFQVSMFVVPAGEQSKSLEQATNLYDLLAEDGFTRSDGIIALGGGVIGDLVGFVASTYMRGLHFLQIPTTLVSQVDSSIGGKTAVNTKNAKNLVGTFSQPDGVLIDPEVLKTLDDRRLREGIAEIIKSAAIADLELWQLLASMKDEFELLERAEEVIIPSLKVKRKVVEEDEFDNGSRLTLNFGHTIGHGIENTAGYGVVSHGEGVAVGMVMISKHAEEIGEMPAGTTEQLIHMIEKFHLPTQLTIDPQAVYQAITHDKKARGTQLKIILLEKIGQAKIVSIPIETMKDYL; encoded by the coding sequence ATGCTAAGGGTAAATTTAACCAATCATCAATACGAGATTCAAATTGAACGTCATTTGCTAAAAAAATGCGGACCATGGGTACAAAGCTTATGGAAACCTCAACGCATCGCAGTAATTACTGATAGCAATGTAGCCCCACTTTACGGTAAAATGGTCACAGAGTCACTGAAAGCTTGTGATTTTCAAGTAAGTATGTTTGTTGTACCAGCAGGGGAGCAAAGCAAATCATTAGAACAAGCGACCAACTTATATGATTTATTAGCAGAAGATGGATTTACACGTAGCGATGGCATCATCGCATTAGGTGGTGGCGTCATCGGCGATTTAGTTGGTTTTGTCGCTTCTACTTACATGCGTGGCTTACATTTCTTGCAGATTCCGACAACTTTGGTATCCCAAGTTGATTCAAGTATTGGCGGCAAAACAGCCGTCAATACGAAAAATGCCAAAAATTTAGTAGGTACTTTTTCACAACCAGATGGCGTGTTAATTGATCCGGAAGTTTTAAAAACATTAGATGATCGTCGATTACGTGAAGGAATTGCCGAAATTATCAAATCTGCGGCTATCGCTGATTTAGAACTTTGGCAGTTACTAGCATCAATGAAAGACGAGTTCGAATTACTAGAACGTGCCGAAGAAGTGATTATCCCTTCTTTAAAAGTCAAACGTAAAGTTGTAGAAGAAGATGAATTTGATAATGGTAGTCGTCTAACACTGAATTTTGGTCATACAATCGGCCATGGCATTGAAAATACCGCTGGATATGGCGTGGTCAGTCATGGGGAAGGTGTCGCAGTTGGAATGGTGATGATTTCAAAACATGCGGAAGAAATCGGAGAAATGCCAGCAGGTACGACGGAACAATTAATTCACATGATTGAGAAATTCCATTTGCCAACCCAACTAACAATCGACCCACAAGCTGTTTATCAGGCAATTACGCATGATAAAAAAGCACGAGGAACACAATTAAAGATTATTTTACTTGAAAAAATTGGCCAAGCAAAAATTGTGTCAATACCAATTGAAACGATGAAAGACTACTTATAA
- the aroF gene encoding 3-deoxy-7-phosphoheptulonate synthase yields the protein MIVIMKPGATKEQVDAVIERIKDSGLDVQINQGSEQVVLGLIGDTRNIQDVAFRSYQGVDKTVRISNTYKLTSREFHPQDTVVDVDGVKIGDGSFVTMAGPCSIEGLDQIRETARMAKAGGAQILRGGAYKPRTSPYAFQGLEEEGLKYIRQAADEYDMKVITEVMDEAHIDVVAEYSDIIQIGARNMQNFKLLSAVGQTGKPIGLKRGISGTIDEWLNAAEYIAISEKSPVIFIERGIRTYETATRNTFDLSAVPIMKKLSHFPIIVDPSHGTGVWDLVPPMARAGVAAGADGMIVEIHPDPANAWSDGPQSLNEKNYLKMMNEVDVIFNAMKQIREM from the coding sequence ATGATAGTAATTATGAAACCAGGTGCAACAAAAGAACAAGTCGATGCAGTCATCGAACGTATTAAAGATAGTGGCTTAGATGTCCAAATTAACCAAGGTAGTGAACAAGTTGTATTAGGTTTAATCGGCGATACACGCAACATTCAAGACGTGGCTTTCCGCAGCTACCAAGGTGTAGACAAAACTGTTCGCATTAGCAATACCTACAAACTAACTTCTCGTGAATTCCACCCACAAGATACTGTTGTTGATGTAGATGGTGTGAAAATTGGTGATGGTAGCTTTGTAACAATGGCTGGCCCATGTTCGATTGAAGGGTTAGACCAAATTCGTGAAACAGCACGTATGGCAAAAGCTGGTGGTGCCCAAATCTTACGTGGTGGTGCGTACAAACCACGTACTTCACCATACGCATTCCAAGGACTAGAAGAAGAAGGCTTAAAATACATTCGTCAAGCTGCAGATGAATACGATATGAAAGTTATTACAGAAGTAATGGACGAAGCCCACATTGACGTGGTAGCAGAATACAGTGACATTATCCAAATTGGTGCCCGCAACATGCAAAACTTCAAATTATTGTCAGCTGTTGGTCAAACAGGAAAACCAATCGGCTTGAAACGTGGGATTTCAGGAACTATCGATGAATGGTTAAATGCTGCGGAATACATCGCTATTTCAGAAAAAAGCCCCGTTATCTTCATCGAACGCGGTATCCGTACGTATGAGACAGCTACACGTAACACGTTTGATTTAAGTGCTGTACCAATTATGAAAAAATTAAGCCACTTCCCAATTATTGTAGACCCTAGTCATGGGACTGGCGTTTGGGACTTAGTACCACCAATGGCGCGTGCGGGTGTTGCTGCCGGAGCAGACGGTATGATTGTTGAAATTCATCCAGATCCAGCAAATGCTTGGTCAGATGGTCCACAATCATTAAATGAGAAAAACTACTTGAAAATGATGAATGAAGTAGACGTCATTTTCAATGCAATGAAACAAATTCGTGAAATGTAA
- the aroE gene encoding shikimate dehydrogenase, whose amino-acid sequence MERTAISGYTRLVGFLASPAKHSISPKMHNLAFKETNTDAVYLAFDVSKEELENGIQAIRTFDMLGANVSMPHKIAAVSYMDELTEAAELIGAINTIIHRDGKLIGHNTDGVGFCESLRENQVAISGETMTLLGAGGAATAMICQAALDGMQTIHVFSRKSPRYERMKEKIKEITAKTNCMITLTELSDQNKLATALKESSLLVNATSVGMSDDTSPLYDATLLRNDLTVYDAIYNPRETHLLKQAKAVGAKTINGLGMLVYQGAEAFECWTGKKMPVDIIKPVIENS is encoded by the coding sequence GTGGAAAGAACAGCCATAAGCGGTTATACCCGGTTGGTCGGCTTTTTAGCCAGTCCTGCCAAGCACAGTATTTCACCAAAAATGCACAATTTAGCGTTTAAAGAAACCAACACCGATGCCGTGTATCTTGCTTTCGATGTATCGAAAGAAGAATTGGAGAATGGCATTCAAGCGATTCGAACTTTTGATATGTTAGGAGCAAACGTATCGATGCCTCATAAAATTGCGGCAGTCTCCTATATGGATGAACTCACCGAAGCTGCCGAACTTATCGGTGCCATTAACACAATTATTCATCGCGATGGGAAATTAATTGGACATAACACGGATGGTGTCGGCTTTTGTGAAAGCTTACGAGAAAATCAAGTAGCAATTAGCGGTGAAACGATGACGTTACTTGGTGCTGGTGGTGCCGCAACTGCGATGATTTGCCAAGCCGCACTCGATGGGATGCAAACCATTCATGTTTTTAGTCGTAAAAGTCCACGTTATGAACGGATGAAAGAAAAAATCAAAGAAATTACAGCAAAAACCAATTGTATGATCACACTGACAGAACTCAGTGATCAAAATAAATTAGCCACTGCGTTGAAAGAATCAAGTTTATTAGTCAATGCAACTAGCGTCGGCATGTCAGATGACACCTCACCACTTTACGATGCAACATTACTACGTAACGATTTGACGGTGTATGATGCTATCTACAATCCGCGTGAAACACATTTATTAAAACAAGCCAAAGCAGTGGGTGCCAAAACAATCAATGGCTTGGGCATGCTCGTGTATCAAGGGGCAGAAGCATTTGAATGTTGGACAGGTAAAAAAATGCCCGTTGATATTATCAAACCTGTTATTGAAAATAGCTAA
- a CDS encoding ABC transporter ATP-binding protein codes for MVILELKNGTKIINNGSSEQKILLNKVNLSIQQGEFITVLGGNGAGKSTLFNTISGTLPLTKGKLLIHDKDVTNYSEERRAQYISRVFQDPKMGTAPRMSVAENLLLAKNRGQKRVLKLRQLKQNRELFYSLCAEIGNGLENHLDTPAGNLSGGQRQALSLLMATIQTPELLLLDEHTAALDPKTSKQLMEITARRVADKQLTCLMITHRMEDALKYGNRMIVLQKGEIVKDLNAKEKAELTLPDLLQFFEEIV; via the coding sequence ATGGTTATCTTAGAATTAAAAAATGGTACCAAAATCATTAACAACGGATCAAGTGAACAAAAAATCCTTTTAAATAAAGTCAATCTCTCCATTCAACAAGGTGAATTTATTACGGTCTTAGGTGGCAATGGTGCAGGAAAAAGTACGTTGTTTAATACTATTTCAGGAACATTGCCTTTAACTAAAGGAAAATTATTGATTCATGACAAAGATGTGACCAATTATTCGGAAGAACGTCGTGCGCAATACATTTCCCGTGTCTTTCAAGACCCTAAAATGGGCACTGCACCACGAATGAGTGTGGCTGAAAATTTATTGTTGGCAAAAAATCGCGGGCAGAAACGCGTCTTAAAATTACGACAGTTAAAACAAAATCGTGAATTATTCTATTCATTATGTGCAGAAATCGGTAATGGTTTAGAGAATCATTTAGATACGCCAGCAGGGAATCTTTCAGGAGGGCAACGACAAGCATTAAGTTTATTAATGGCAACCATTCAAACGCCAGAATTACTATTACTTGACGAGCACACGGCGGCGTTAGATCCTAAAACGTCGAAACAATTAATGGAAATTACTGCACGTCGCGTAGCAGATAAACAATTGACTTGTCTAATGATTACGCATCGAATGGAAGACGCCTTGAAATATGGCAATCGGATGATTGTTCTACAAAAAGGAGAAATTGTCAAAGACTTAAATGCCAAAGAAAAAGCGGAATTAACATTACCTGACTTATTGCAATTCTTTGAGGAAATCGTTTAA
- a CDS encoding ABC transporter permease encodes MIISSIGQGLLWGVLGLGIFMTYRILNFPDMTTEGSFPLGGAVCVTAIVQGIPPIIATFLGVLAGMCAGLVTGLLYTKGKIPVILSGILVMSALNSVMLFVMQTPNLSLLNQPRILDFFTNLNLPNHYDTVFVGLIVIFLLIACLVYFFNTDFGQAYIATGDNEHMARSMGIKTDRMKIIGLVLSNGVIALAGALIAQNDGYADVSKGTGVIVIGLASIIIGEVLYGELTFTERLIAIVVGSIIYQLLILLVIRLGFDTTYLKVFSAIVLTMCLLIPQFKQALHLKTGFEREGE; translated from the coding sequence ATGATTATTTCTTCAATTGGACAAGGATTATTATGGGGTGTCTTAGGATTAGGTATTTTTATGACCTATCGGATTTTAAATTTCCCAGATATGACAACAGAAGGATCTTTCCCTTTAGGAGGAGCTGTTTGTGTTACAGCTATCGTACAAGGAATTCCACCGATTATTGCCACGTTTCTAGGTGTTTTAGCTGGAATGTGTGCAGGTTTAGTCACGGGACTATTATACACAAAAGGGAAAATTCCAGTCATTTTATCGGGGATTTTGGTCATGTCAGCTTTAAACTCTGTAATGTTGTTTGTCATGCAAACCCCCAATTTGTCGTTGTTAAATCAACCACGGATTTTAGATTTTTTCACTAATTTAAATTTGCCCAACCATTATGATACAGTTTTTGTTGGATTAATTGTCATTTTCTTGTTGATTGCTTGTTTGGTGTACTTCTTTAATACGGACTTTGGTCAAGCGTATATTGCTACAGGGGACAATGAACACATGGCGCGTTCCATGGGGATTAAAACAGACCGTATGAAGATTATTGGTTTGGTATTATCTAATGGCGTGATTGCTTTAGCGGGTGCTTTAATTGCTCAAAATGATGGTTATGCGGATGTTAGTAAAGGGACAGGTGTCATCGTTATCGGACTAGCCTCTATTATCATCGGTGAAGTTTTATATGGTGAATTAACCTTCACTGAACGCTTAATCGCAATTGTCGTAGGTAGTATTATTTATCAGTTGTTGATTTTATTAGTCATTCGTCTAGGGTTTGATACGACATACTTGAAGGTTTTCTCAGCAATCGTCTTAACGATGTGCTTACTGATTCCACAATTTAAACAAGCGCTACATCTTAAAACAGGATTTGAAAGAGAGGGAGAATAA
- the trpX gene encoding tryptophan ABC transporter substrate-binding protein, which produces MKNKGLIATLIVIFAVLIGVFAFQSGKASAEKPQGVVSEMKTVGILQFVSHPALDAIRDGIEDALKDAGYIEGENLTIEYQNGQADQSKLATMSEQLVNKKSDVIVGIATPAAQSLANATKDIPIVLGAVTDPVGAKLVENIERPGGNITGVSDKAPADEQIRLGKELLPEAKTVGMLYSSTEDNSKYQVEEAAQAAKELGLEVKTYPIPSTNEITQTVQVMSDAVDFIYIPLDNTIANAMPTVVGEANKKKVPIITSVDTMVEQGGLGTIGIDQYTLGKKTGEMVVSILKGADPATTPVYTFKQGDVILNEKQAAFLGIDIPQELREQAKFVGGDEE; this is translated from the coding sequence ATGAAAAACAAAGGTCTTATCGCAACATTAATTGTCATTTTTGCCGTATTAATTGGCGTATTTGCTTTTCAATCAGGAAAAGCCAGTGCCGAAAAACCACAAGGAGTAGTATCCGAAATGAAAACAGTCGGGATTTTACAATTCGTTAGTCATCCCGCACTTGACGCGATTCGTGATGGGATTGAAGATGCTTTAAAAGATGCGGGTTATATTGAAGGTGAGAATTTAACCATTGAGTATCAAAATGGCCAAGCCGATCAAAGTAAATTGGCGACGATGAGTGAACAATTAGTCAATAAAAAATCAGATGTCATTGTTGGAATTGCCACACCTGCTGCGCAATCCTTAGCAAATGCTACCAAAGATATTCCAATTGTCTTAGGCGCTGTTACTGACCCGGTTGGTGCAAAATTAGTGGAAAATATTGAACGTCCTGGAGGAAATATTACTGGAGTATCGGATAAAGCACCTGCTGATGAACAAATTCGTTTAGGAAAAGAATTGTTACCAGAAGCTAAAACAGTAGGTATGTTGTATTCGTCTACAGAAGATAATTCAAAATATCAAGTAGAAGAAGCAGCTCAAGCAGCAAAAGAATTGGGGTTAGAAGTTAAAACATACCCGATTCCTTCAACAAACGAAATTACACAAACCGTTCAAGTCATGAGTGATGCCGTTGATTTTATTTATATTCCACTAGATAATACGATTGCCAATGCGATGCCAACGGTTGTCGGTGAGGCGAATAAGAAAAAAGTACCAATTATTACTTCTGTTGATACGATGGTTGAACAAGGTGGATTAGGCACAATTGGTATTGATCAATATACTTTAGGGAAAAAGACAGGTGAAATGGTTGTTTCCATTTTAAAAGGTGCCGATCCAGCAACAACACCTGTCTATACGTTTAAACAAGGCGATGTTATCTTGAATGAAAAACAAGCAGCCTTTTTAGGAATTGATATTCCTCAAGAATTAAGAGAACAAGCCAAATTTGTTGGAGGTGACGAAGAATGA
- the efbA gene encoding fibronectin-binding protein EfbA, with translation MSFDGVFTHLMVKELSEELIHGRINKIQQPYENEIVLIIRSKGQNHKLLLSAHPSYARVQRTTMNYFNPETPPNFVMMLRKYLDGAILEQIDQVDNDRVLHFTFKKRDELGDLQQIVLVVELMGRHSTVLLLNKDTGKILDAIKHIGSAHNTYRSLLPGAEYIAPPKQTTLNPFTASDTQVFEKLSTLAELTGKALQQQFQGLGKDTADELADRLNQKPNEKLPVWHDFFKELQQPTPTYVKAQKEFFTPIHYQSLEITADEITTYPSLSALLDAFYHEKAERDRVKQQGSELLKKVENEYKRNQLKLKKRQQTLADSENAEEFRQKGELLTTFMAQVPRGVSSVELNNYYDENRPLVIKLDPALTTNQNAQKYFQRYQKLRNAVKLVGEQIRETKEELAYLESILSQLELAGPMDIHLIREELVEQGYLKNRGTKKRKTEKKSQPETFISSDGTDILVGKNNLQNDQLTLRTARKTDYWLHAKDIPGSHVIIRSSDPSEATILEAAEIAAYYSKYRHSAQVPVDLVQVKHIRKPNGAKPGYVIYENQTTYYITPHEENILKLKK, from the coding sequence ATGTCTTTTGATGGTGTATTTACCCATTTAATGGTGAAAGAGTTATCCGAAGAACTGATTCATGGACGAATCAACAAAATTCAACAACCTTACGAGAACGAAATTGTCTTAATCATTCGTTCGAAAGGACAAAATCATAAATTATTGCTATCTGCCCATCCAAGTTATGCACGTGTGCAACGAACAACGATGAATTATTTCAATCCAGAAACGCCACCTAATTTTGTTATGATGCTTCGTAAATATTTAGATGGTGCTATTTTAGAACAAATTGACCAAGTAGATAATGATCGTGTCTTACATTTTACGTTTAAAAAGCGAGATGAATTAGGCGACTTACAGCAAATTGTTTTAGTTGTTGAATTAATGGGTCGTCATAGTACCGTATTATTGTTAAATAAAGACACCGGAAAAATTTTAGATGCGATTAAACATATTGGTAGCGCGCATAACACCTATCGTTCCTTGCTACCAGGTGCAGAATATATTGCACCACCTAAACAAACAACATTGAATCCTTTTACCGCTAGTGACACACAAGTTTTTGAAAAACTATCAACCTTAGCAGAATTAACAGGCAAAGCGTTACAACAACAATTCCAAGGATTAGGAAAAGATACAGCAGATGAATTAGCTGATCGTTTGAACCAAAAACCAAATGAAAAATTACCTGTCTGGCATGACTTCTTTAAAGAATTGCAACAACCAACACCAACTTATGTCAAAGCACAAAAAGAATTTTTCACACCAATTCATTACCAATCGTTAGAAATCACTGCTGATGAAATTACTACTTATCCGTCATTAAGTGCGTTATTAGATGCGTTTTATCATGAAAAAGCAGAACGCGACCGTGTAAAGCAACAAGGAAGCGAATTACTTAAAAAAGTTGAGAATGAATACAAACGTAATCAATTAAAATTGAAAAAACGGCAACAAACGTTGGCTGATTCAGAAAATGCCGAAGAGTTTCGTCAAAAAGGTGAATTGCTTACCACTTTTATGGCACAAGTTCCTAGAGGTGTTTCTTCAGTTGAATTAAACAATTATTATGACGAAAATCGCCCCTTAGTAATCAAACTAGACCCTGCATTAACGACCAATCAAAATGCACAGAAATATTTCCAACGCTACCAAAAATTGCGTAATGCAGTAAAATTAGTTGGCGAACAGATTCGGGAAACAAAAGAAGAACTCGCTTATTTAGAATCTATTTTATCGCAATTAGAATTGGCAGGTCCAATGGATATTCATTTAATACGAGAAGAACTCGTTGAGCAAGGTTATTTAAAAAATCGTGGGACGAAAAAAAGAAAAACAGAGAAAAAATCACAACCTGAAACCTTTATTTCATCTGATGGAACGGACATTCTTGTGGGGAAAAATAATCTACAAAATGATCAGTTAACTTTACGAACAGCCCGTAAAACAGATTATTGGCTACATGCTAAAGATATTCCAGGTTCCCACGTCATTATTCGCAGCAGTGACCCTTCAGAAGCGACAATCTTAGAAGCAGCAGAAATTGCTGCATACTATTCTAAATATCGTCACTCTGCACAAGTTCCTGTCGATTTAGTACAAGTGAAGCACATTCGTAAACCGAATGGCGCAAAACCAGGCTATGTCATCTATGAAAATCAAACGACCTATTATATTACACCTCATGAAGAAAATATTTTGAAATTAAAAAAATAA
- a CDS encoding carbonic anhydrase family protein, with protein sequence MDVEWSYSGANGPEHWHTLCDWYAEGAKYPYQSPIHLVHGDTQAIGDEVLSFHYKKEKFTEKEFKNTIHFVPYNTESYVVFKGVEYHLTDIHFHMPSEHVIDDTQTELEFHLVHTNAKQENLVVGVLFNLTDKLNWICNDQDDSIWDFDHHIQWFDPSIFLPEKHSHFHYVGSLTTPPTKGPVNWFVFDTIGEMSRLFIEEFREEVLENNNRPLQEKKDRPIYYSE encoded by the coding sequence ATGGACGTGGAATGGAGCTATTCCGGAGCGAACGGTCCAGAACACTGGCATACATTATGTGATTGGTATGCTGAAGGAGCAAAGTATCCTTATCAATCACCAATTCATCTTGTACATGGTGACACACAAGCAATCGGCGATGAAGTTCTTTCTTTCCATTACAAAAAAGAAAAATTCACCGAGAAAGAATTTAAAAACACGATTCACTTTGTACCGTATAACACTGAAAGTTATGTTGTATTTAAAGGCGTAGAGTATCATCTAACAGATATTCATTTCCATATGCCAAGTGAACATGTCATTGATGACACACAAACAGAATTAGAATTTCATTTAGTGCATACAAATGCAAAACAAGAAAACTTAGTCGTAGGTGTATTATTTAACCTAACTGACAAATTAAATTGGATTTGTAACGATCAAGACGATAGTATTTGGGATTTTGATCACCATATTCAATGGTTTGACCCGTCAATTTTCTTACCTGAAAAGCATAGTCATTTCCATTATGTTGGTTCATTAACAACACCACCAACGAAGGGACCAGTCAACTGGTTTGTATTTGATACAATCGGGGAGATGAGTCGTTTGTTTATCGAAGAATTCCGAGAAGAAGTCTTAGAAAATAATAATCGACCATTACAAGAGAAGAAAGATCGACCAATTTATTACAGTGAATAA
- a CDS encoding GGDEF domain-containing protein, whose protein sequence is MLHDITEKAQLLEELHTQASMDYLTDIYNRRAFFEKAELLLQSNHHQKGNIALLLDIDNFKQINDRYGHPCGDKVLQVLSYEIRQNMQDFQQAVFGRYGGEEFSFLFTSISIEQAETIADAFRQKISEIEFTWINQKIDVTVSIGISVSTKEMDTSLEDLLLQADIALYEAKKKGRNQVCLYKNTQ, encoded by the coding sequence GTGTTGCACGATATTACAGAAAAGGCGCAATTACTGGAAGAATTGCATACACAAGCGTCAATGGACTATTTAACAGATATTTATAATCGACGAGCTTTTTTTGAAAAAGCGGAACTATTGTTGCAAAGCAATCACCATCAAAAAGGCAATATTGCCTTACTTTTAGATATTGATAATTTCAAACAAATCAATGATCGCTATGGACATCCATGTGGTGATAAAGTTTTACAGGTGTTATCTTATGAAATACGCCAAAATATGCAAGACTTTCAACAAGCAGTTTTCGGACGATACGGGGGCGAAGAATTTTCTTTTTTGTTCACTTCGATTAGTATTGAACAAGCAGAAACAATTGCAGATGCATTCCGACAAAAGATTTCTGAAATAGAATTTACTTGGATCAATCAAAAAATTGATGTCACTGTTAGCATTGGGATTAGCGTTTCCACCAAAGAGATGGATACGTCATTAGAAGACTTACTTTTACAAGCGGATATTGCTTTGTATGAAGCGAAAAAGAAAGGTCGAAATCAAGTTTGTTTGTATAAAAACACACAATGA